The region TCCGCGGCGAGGTGGCGGCGCTCCGCGGAGGGCGCTTCCGACGTCTCGTCCGGCGCCTCGATCGGTATCCCGTCCGGCATCACAGTTCCCGGTGGACCTTGGTGTTCGACGCCTGGGCGCGGGGGCGGACGACGAGGAGGTCGATGTTGACGTGGCTGGGGCGGGTGACGGCCCAGGTGATGGTGTCGGCGACGTCGTCGGCGGTCAGTGGCTCGGCCACGCCCGCGTAGACCTTGGCCGCCTTCTCCGTGTCGCCGCCGAAGCGGGTCAGCGCGAACTCGTCCGTCTTGACCATGCCGGGCGCGACCTCGATGACCCGGACCGGCGTTCCGACGATCTCCAGGCGGAGGGTCTCGGCGAGGACGTGTTCGGCGTGCTTGGCGGCGACATAGCCCGCGCCGCCCTCGTACGTGCCGTGCCCCGCCGTCGACGACAGCACGACGACCGTGCCGTCGCCGCTCGCGGTGAGCGCCGGGAGCAGGGCCTGGGTGATGTTCAGCGTGCCGATGACGTTCGTCTCGTACATCTGGCGCCACTCGGCCGGGTCGCCGGTCGCGACCGGGTCGGCGCCCAGCGCGCCGCCCGCGTTGTTGACCAGGACACCGATCGTCTTGAAGGCGCCGGCGAACTCGTCGACCGCCGCGCGGTCCGTGACGTCCAGCGCGTACGCGGTCGCCTGGTGGCCCGTCGCGTTGATCTCTTCGGCGAGTGCCTCGATGCGGTCCTTGCGGCGGGCGGTCAGCACGACGCGGTAGCCGGCCGCGGCCAGCTGCCGGGCCGTCGCCGCGCCGATGCCGCTGCTCGCGCCGGTGACGACGGCGATACGGGAGGAGGCGGAGGGCACGGCGGACGTCATGGGCTGCTCCTAGGACGTGGCTGACTGGCGTACGTGGTGTGGTCGGTCCTCGTCAGGATAGGCAGGCGGTCGGCGTTCGCGGGGTCGTGGGCTCAGTTGCCGCCGCGCGGCGCGTACATGATCACGGCCATTCCGGCGAGGCAGATGAGGGCGCCGGTCACGTCCCAGCGGTCAGGGCGGTAGCCGTCCGCGACCATGCCCCAGACGAGGGAGCCGGCCACGAACACTCCGCCGTACGCGGCGAGGATGCGGCCGAACTCGGCGTCCGGCTGGAGTGTCGCCACGAAGCCGTAGACGCCGAGCGCCATGACGCCCGCGCCGATCCAGAGCCAGCCGCGGTGCTCGCGCACGCCTTGCCAGACCAGCCAGGCGCCGCCGATCTCGAAGAGCGCGGCGATGACGAAGAGGGCGGCGGAGCGGACGACCAGCATGCCGTCACTCTCGCACGGGCCACTTCCGCCACTTCCGTCACCTGATGGACGGCGCCTGTCGACGGTCTGGGGTGGCATACATCGGGTGATCACGTGAGCGTGAGTGCGTGCGGGCCCCGAGCGAAGGAAGCGACGTCATGCGGATGATGGAGATGCGGATGCGATTGCGGAAGCGGTCGGGGATGCGGTCGGGGATGGGGAATGGCGCGTGGGTGCGGGGCATGGGTGTGGTGGGTGTGGGGGCGGCCCTGGCGATGGGCGGGGCGTCGTCCGTCGGTGCCCTCGCTCCCGAGGCCGATCTCGCCTATCACGGCTCGGTGACCATGGCGGCCGGGCTCGTCGACCTGTGGCTGACCCCGCAGAACCACGGCCCGAGCACCGTCGAGGACGCGACGGTCCGGCTGCGCTGGTCGGCCCCGCTCGCGGATGTGCAGCGGCTGCCGGGCGACTGCGCGCGTTCGGGTGAACGGGAGGTGGTGTGCCGTACGGGGCCGCTGGCGGCGGACGGGCCGGGGGACCGGACGCGGCTGACGGTACGGCTGCTGGGGGAGCCGTCGGAGGTGATGCTGGAGATCGACACGGTGTGGGGCGGCGGTGCGGTCGACCGCAATCACGGCAACGACCGGCAGCGGGTGCTGGTGCTGGACACCGGAGACTCGTACGTGTTCTAGGAGCTGTCCGGTTCGCCGGGTGGTTGTGCTGGTTGCACGTACGATCTTTGTCCGACGTGGGTGAAGCGGCAGCGAAGGGGCGTGCCATGCCAGGGAATGCGCGTGCGCGGCTGCTCGACGAGCTGTCCACCGTCTCGCGCCGCTACATGGCCTCGTACGCGCTCTTCAACCAGGCCCTCGCCGACCGTCTGAAGCTGCACCCCACGGACATGCAGTGCGTGAACCTGCTCAGCCTGGAGGGCGGGCCGGTGACGACCGGCCGGATCGCGGAGCTGACCGGTCTGACGACCGGGTCGGCGACGCGGCTGGTGGACCGGCTGGAGAAGGCGGGCTATGTCGTACGGCAGCGGGACGCCGTCGACCGGCGACGGGTGCTGGTGGCGACCGTGCCGGAGAAGGTCGCCGAGTTCGGGCGGGTGTGGGACCGGCTGGGCGGCGGCTGGTACGCGCTCTTCGACGAGCTGGCGGACGACGAACTGGCCCTGATCATCGGGCACATGCGCCGCACGGTGGACCTGAGCGCGGAGCAGATCGCCCGCCTGCGGGACGGGGACCTTCAGGAGGCCGACGAGGACCGCCCGGAGTCTGCGGAGCCTGCGGACGAGGCGTGGCCGTCGTCGTCGTAGCGCTCCCGCGCCTCGTTGACCTCCTCGATGTGCAGTTCCGCCCAGTCCTTCACGGCGGAGAGCAGTCCGGCGAGGCTGGTGCCCAGGGGGGTCAGTTCGTAGTCGACGCGGACGGGCACGGACGGCGTGACCGTGCGGACCAGGATGCCGTCGCGCTCCAGTGAACGCAGCGTCTGCGTCAGCATCTTGGGGCTGATCCCCGCGAGCTTGCGGCCCAGGTCGCTGTAGCGCATCGACGCCTCGTCCGCCTGGGCGAGCGCGCTGACGACCAGGCTGACCCACTTGTCGCTGATGCGGTCGAGGAGCTGGTTGGTGGGGCAGCTGCGGATGAACGCGTCGTACTCGATCCGCGCCTGCGCGCGCCGCTGTGCCGCGGTCGTGGTCGCCATGACTCACCTCCGGGTGATGTACGCACCTTCAGGTGCCTACTTACCAAAAGAGAGTAGCTCTTCCTAGGGTTGTTGCAACGGGAGAGAAACCCGGGTGAATCAGGTGAATCCACGCGCTGGGCGCGGGAAACAGGGAGAGCCGACATGCGGGCAGTGGTCGTGACGGAGTTCGGTGGGCCGGAAGCGGTGGAGATCGCGGAGGTCGAGGTGCCGGAGCCGGGTGCCCGGCAGATACGGATCAAGGTGGCGGCCGCCGCGCTCAATCCGGTGGACGCCGGGGTGCGCGCGGGTGGCTTCGGGGGCGCGGGGCGGCGGCTCGGACTGGGCTGGGACGTGGCCGGGACGGTGGACGCGGTGGGCGCGGACGCGGGGTGGAGGGTCGGCGACGAGGTGGTGGCGCTGTCGTACGGGGCGGTCAAGTCCCTTGGCACGCACGCCGATCACGTGGTCGTGGGCGCGGACGCGGTGGCCGGGGCGCCGAGCTCGGTGGACCCCGTCCACGCGGCCACCCTGCCCCTCAACGCCCTCACCGCGGACCGGGCCCTGGACCTGCTGGCCCTGGAGCCCGGGCAGAGCCTGGCGGTGACGGGTGCGGCGGGGGCGGTCGGCGGGTACGCCGTCCAACTCGCCGCCCACCGGGGTCTCGTGGTGACGGGGGTGGCCCGCGAGGGCGACGAGGAGCTCGTACGGTCGCTGGGGGCGGCCCACTTCGCGCCGGGTGGCGTGGAGGGCGTGGACGGGGTGCTGGACGCGGCGATTCTGGGCGCGGCGGCGTTGGAGTGGGTGCGGGACGGCGGGGTGTTCGTGGGTGTCATCCCGGGGATGCATCCGGCGTCCGTGCGGGGGGTGCGGACGGACTCGGTGGAGGTGCGCGCCGACGGGGCGCGCCTCGCGGAGCTGGTGGCGCTCGTCGACGAGGGGGTGCTCACGACCCGGGTCGCCGGCACGTACGGGCTGGAGGAGGCGGGGAAGGCGCACGCGCGGCTGGCCGAGGGCGGGCTGCGGGGGCGGCTGGTCCTGATCCCCTGAGTCCGCGGGTGCCCGAAGGGGTCCTGGGGTGATTGCGAAGTCCTGGGTGCTTCTGCCCCTCACCCGTTCGGCTCAACGTTGTCGGGGTGAGGTCGAGCTGTCGTCCCTGCCCGGGGCGGGAGGGTGAAGGCCGCGTGCAGGAACGCGGTCACCCGACTGAGCGCGGCCTCGCCTTCGTCGAGCATCGGGGCGAAAGCCTGGAACAGGTGCGGGACGCCCGGGGTGACCTCGAGTGTGACCGGGACGTCGTCCGCGGCCGCGCGCGCCGCGAGCCTGACCGCGTCGTCGAGCAGCAGCTCGTTCGACCCGGCCTGGATCAGCAGCCGCGGCAGGCCACGCAGGTTCGCGAACACCGGGCTGATCAGCGGATCCGCGGGGTCCGCGGCACCTGTGTAGTCCTTGGCCCGGACCGCGATGGCATCGGGGGTGAACGACGGGTCGACCGCGATCTTGGTCGTCATGCTCGCGCCGCTCAGCGTCAGGTCCGCGTACGGCGAGAAGAGCACGCCGGCGGCCGGCATCGGCAGGTTCTGCTCACGCGCACGCACCAGCAGGGCCCCGGCGAGGCCGGCGCCGGCCGACTCACCGACCACGGCGATCCGCGCCGGGTTGCCGCTTTTGGTCTCGCCGAGCAGGGCGCGGTAGGCGGCCAGGGCGTCGTCCGGCGCGGCCGGGAAGGGGTGCTCGGGCGCGAGCCGGTAGTCGACCAGGATCACCCTCGTCCGGGTCCGGCGGGCGACGTTCGAGGCCAGACCTGCCGAGGTGCGCGCCGAACCGAACACGTAGAAGCCGCCGTGGAACCACAGCAGTGTGCCGTCCGGGGTGACGCCGTCGATGTCGATCTCCAGCACCGGGATCTCGCCCAGTCTGCCGGGGGTGAGCACCACGTCCTCGGGCAGCGGCCGGGAAGTGAGCATCCGGCTGAAGATCTCGCGCTGTTGCACGTGGTCGCCGCCGATGTCGAGCGGGCCGTTGCGGAAGAGGGTGTCGAGCGCTTCGCGCTGCTCTTTACTCATGCCCTCAGCGTTCTGCATCCAGGGACTATGCGGCAATGCCATATGTTGCATACCGTGTATGCGTGCCGCGTATAGATTCGGTGGACCTGAACCTGCTGGCGCCGTTGCACGCGTTGCTCGAGGAGCGGCACGTCTCCCGCGCGGCGGGCCGGCTGCACATGAGCCAGCCCTCGATGAGCAGGGCTCTCCAGCGCTTGCGTGCCACCCTCGGTGACGAGCTGCTCGTGCGCGGGCCCGGCGGATACCGGCTCACCCCTCGGGCCGAGCGGATCCGGGCCGAACTGGAGCACGCACTGCCAAGGCTCGAACACGTCTTCTCCGGTGAGGTGTTCGATCCTGCGACAGCGGCACGTTCGTTCCGCCTGGCCGGGACCGACTACACGGTCTCCGTACTCAGCGGGGCGCTGCTCGCCCGAGTGTTCGAGCAGTCGCCGGGCTCGACCGTGTTCTTCTCGCGCTGGCACCATGCCGTCTTCAGCGACGCCGAGCACGGCATGGTGGACCTGCTCGTCCACGGTGGTTCGGCTCCGCCGCCGCTGCGCTCGCAGGTGCTGTTCGAGGAGGACTACGCCTGCCTGGTCTCCAGCCACCACCCGCTCGCACAACGCTCTGCCGTGTCGCTGCGGGACTATCTGGAGTGCGCGCACATCGTGGTGGACGTCGCCGATGGACGGCAGGGGCACGTCGACCGGTGTCTCGAACTGCTGGGCAGCCCGAGGCGAGCGAGCGTGACCGTGCCCTACCACGCGGCGGCGGCCGCCGCGGTGCCGGGAACCTTGCTGATGGCGACTCTGCCGAGGAGCTTCGCGATCCGGCACGCGTCGCCGGGGAGCACCACCGTCATCCCGGCGCCGAGCGAGATCGGCCCGTTGAGCTGTGCGATGTCCTGGCATCCCCGCCTGGACGACGACGCCGCGCAACGCTGGCTCCGCGACACGATCACCAGCACCACCACGCGGTGAGGCCCGGGGACTCCGTCCCCAGGTTTTGGGTGGGTTTGTCGGCTGCCGGCCGGTGGGGGTTTGGCGCGCAGTTCCCCGCGCCCCTGATGCGGGGGCTTCGCCCCGCGTCCCCTGCCTGCCCGGATTCGTTTGGCTGCGGGGCCGGTGGGGGCTGGTCGCGCAGTTCCCCGCGCCCCTGAAAGCCTCCAGCCCGTCCGGCGTGTGAGAACGAGGCCGATGGGGCGATGGGGCACCGGGGCGCAGCCCCGTGCCCCAGGGGCACGGCTGCGCGCCAAGCCCCCACCCGCCCGCAGCCGAGCCCCCGCCCGCCCCGCAATCGGAGTCGGGTCAGTGGGTGGTGGTTGCGTAGGTGGTGGGGGGTACTCCTACCGTCGCTGTGAAGTCGCGGACGAGGTGGGCCTGGTCGGCGTAGCCGAGGTCGGCGGCGAGGGCGGCCCAGTCGACCGGGCCGGAGGCCTCCGCGCGGGACAGGGCCTCGTGGATCCGGTAGCGCAGGATGATCCACTTCGGGCCGACGCCGACGTACGCGGCGAAGAGCCGTTGCAGGGCCCGTACGGTCATCCCCTCGGCGCGTGCGAAGTCGCCGACGTGCCGGATGGCGCGGTCGCCCCGGATGCGGTCCACCAGGGACATGGCGAGGTCGGCCTGGGGATCCGGGCGCGGACCGAGGCCCAGGAGGAACGCGTCGAGTGCGGCCACGCGCGCGTCCTCGTCGGCGGGGTCGAGGACGGAGGGGACCGTGGCGGCGTCCACCGTGGGAAACACCGTGTGGAGCGCGATGCGCTCGCCCGTGAGTGACGTCAGGGCCCGTCCCGGCGCGAAGGGGCGGAAGCCCCCCGGGCGGAACTGGATCCCGCACACCCGTCCCCGGCCCTCCAGTTTCTGTGTGAACAGGTCGAGGCCGATGCCGGCCACCTCGCCGAAGTCGACGGGGTGCTGACCCGCGTACCTCTGGAAGACGACGTTCACGGACGGGTGCGGGACCACGTGGGAGGCGTACGGCTCGGGCAGGTCCCAGTCGATCAGCCAGTAGTGCTCCAGGTAGGGGCGGAGCGGCTCGGCGGGTTCGCGGCGGCGGAAGCGGACGCGCGCGAAGAGCTCCGCG is a window of Streptomyces sp. NBC_00271 DNA encoding:
- a CDS encoding SDR family NAD(P)-dependent oxidoreductase, whose protein sequence is MTSAVPSASSRIAVVTGASSGIGAATARQLAAAGYRVVLTARRKDRIEALAEEINATGHQATAYALDVTDRAAVDEFAGAFKTIGVLVNNAGGALGADPVATGDPAEWRQMYETNVIGTLNITQALLPALTASGDGTVVVLSSTAGHGTYEGGAGYVAAKHAEHVLAETLRLEIVGTPVRVIEVAPGMVKTDEFALTRFGGDTEKAAKVYAGVAEPLTADDVADTITWAVTRPSHVNIDLLVVRPRAQASNTKVHREL
- a CDS encoding YnfA family protein, which produces MLVVRSAALFVIAALFEIGGAWLVWQGVREHRGWLWIGAGVMALGVYGFVATLQPDAEFGRILAAYGGVFVAGSLVWGMVADGYRPDRWDVTGALICLAGMAVIMYAPRGGN
- a CDS encoding MarR family winged helix-turn-helix transcriptional regulator: MPGNARARLLDELSTVSRRYMASYALFNQALADRLKLHPTDMQCVNLLSLEGGPVTTGRIAELTGLTTGSATRLVDRLEKAGYVVRQRDAVDRRRVLVATVPEKVAEFGRVWDRLGGGWYALFDELADDELALIIGHMRRTVDLSAEQIARLRDGDLQEADEDRPESAEPADEAWPSSS
- a CDS encoding winged helix-turn-helix transcriptional regulator, yielding MATTTAAQRRAQARIEYDAFIRSCPTNQLLDRISDKWVSLVVSALAQADEASMRYSDLGRKLAGISPKMLTQTLRSLERDGILVRTVTPSVPVRVDYELTPLGTSLAGLLSAVKDWAELHIEEVNEARERYDDDGHASSAGSADSGRSSSAS
- a CDS encoding NADP-dependent oxidoreductase; the encoded protein is MRAVVVTEFGGPEAVEIAEVEVPEPGARQIRIKVAAAALNPVDAGVRAGGFGGAGRRLGLGWDVAGTVDAVGADAGWRVGDEVVALSYGAVKSLGTHADHVVVGADAVAGAPSSVDPVHAATLPLNALTADRALDLLALEPGQSLAVTGAAGAVGGYAVQLAAHRGLVVTGVAREGDEELVRSLGAAHFAPGGVEGVDGVLDAAILGAAALEWVRDGGVFVGVIPGMHPASVRGVRTDSVEVRADGARLAELVALVDEGVLTTRVAGTYGLEEAGKAHARLAEGGLRGRLVLIP
- a CDS encoding alpha/beta hydrolase fold domain-containing protein, whose protein sequence is MSKEQREALDTLFRNGPLDIGGDHVQQREIFSRMLTSRPLPEDVVLTPGRLGEIPVLEIDIDGVTPDGTLLWFHGGFYVFGSARTSAGLASNVARRTRTRVILVDYRLAPEHPFPAAPDDALAAYRALLGETKSGNPARIAVVGESAGAGLAGALLVRAREQNLPMPAAGVLFSPYADLTLSGASMTTKIAVDPSFTPDAIAVRAKDYTGAADPADPLISPVFANLRGLPRLLIQAGSNELLLDDAVRLAARAAADDVPVTLEVTPGVPHLFQAFAPMLDEGEAALSRVTAFLHAAFTLPPRAGTTARPHPDNVEPNG
- a CDS encoding LysR family transcriptional regulator yields the protein MPRIDSVDLNLLAPLHALLEERHVSRAAGRLHMSQPSMSRALQRLRATLGDELLVRGPGGYRLTPRAERIRAELEHALPRLEHVFSGEVFDPATAARSFRLAGTDYTVSVLSGALLARVFEQSPGSTVFFSRWHHAVFSDAEHGMVDLLVHGGSAPPPLRSQVLFEEDYACLVSSHHPLAQRSAVSLRDYLECAHIVVDVADGRQGHVDRCLELLGSPRRASVTVPYHAAAAAAVPGTLLMATLPRSFAIRHASPGSTTVIPAPSEIGPLSCAMSWHPRLDDDAAQRWLRDTITSTTTR
- a CDS encoding helix-turn-helix domain-containing protein, with translation MAAPRRDTRGIVDAAELFARVRFRRREPAEPLRPYLEHYWLIDWDLPEPYASHVVPHPSVNVVFQRYAGQHPVDFGEVAGIGLDLFTQKLEGRGRVCGIQFRPGGFRPFAPGRALTSLTGERIALHTVFPTVDAATVPSVLDPADEDARVAALDAFLLGLGPRPDPQADLAMSLVDRIRGDRAIRHVGDFARAEGMTVRALQRLFAAYVGVGPKWIILRYRIHEALSRAEASGPVDWAALAADLGYADQAHLVRDFTATVGVPPTTYATTTH